One part of the Sorangiineae bacterium MSr11954 genome encodes these proteins:
- a CDS encoding SDR family oxidoreductase, with protein MTNEKKLTGKVALVTGGSRGLGRETARALADEGADIAISYVASADKAEAVVRELQAKGVRAAAFQSDQGEPGRPAALVDAVVAHFGRLDILVNNAALSIPSRIDAPDGDVAALDRLWAVNALGVVATIRAAVKVLGKGGRIITIGSGVARRAGYPGVADYAGTKGAIVAYSKGAARDLAPREITVNVVHAGLMDTDMAIPYRGMFDELVSGLSIQRVARLEEVTAAIVFLASPDASYITGAALDVDGGAAA; from the coding sequence ATGACGAACGAGAAGAAGCTCACTGGGAAGGTCGCCCTGGTCACCGGGGGCTCGCGCGGTCTCGGCAGAGAGACGGCGCGCGCGCTCGCCGACGAAGGCGCGGACATCGCGATAAGCTACGTGGCCTCGGCCGACAAAGCGGAGGCCGTGGTGCGCGAGCTCCAGGCCAAAGGCGTGAGGGCGGCCGCGTTTCAATCCGATCAGGGCGAGCCCGGTAGGCCGGCCGCGCTCGTCGACGCGGTCGTCGCCCATTTCGGCCGCCTCGATATCCTCGTGAACAACGCGGCCCTCTCCATCCCGAGCCGCATCGACGCCCCCGACGGCGATGTCGCCGCCCTCGATCGGCTATGGGCCGTCAACGCCCTCGGCGTGGTGGCCACCATCCGCGCCGCCGTCAAAGTGCTCGGCAAGGGCGGGCGCATCATCACCATCGGCTCCGGCGTCGCGCGCCGCGCGGGCTATCCGGGCGTGGCCGACTACGCGGGCACCAAAGGCGCCATCGTGGCCTACTCCAAGGGCGCCGCGCGCGATCTCGCCCCGCGCGAGATCACCGTCAACGTCGTTCACGCGGGGCTGATGGATACGGATATGGCCATCCCCTACCGCGGCATGTTCGACGAGCTCGTGAGCGGGCTATCCATCCAGCGCGTGGCCCGCCTCGAGGAGGTCACCGCCGCCATCGTCTTTCTCGCCAGCCCCGACGCCTCGTACATCACGGGCGCGGCGCTCGACGTGGACGGCGGCGCCGCGGCCTGA